In Candidatus Binataceae bacterium, one genomic interval encodes:
- a CDS encoding carboxyl transferase domain-containing protein, with protein sequence MSWQPEIDEIRRREQLAKQMGGVENIKRQHDGGKLTVRERLDRLLDKGSFHEYGAIAGMTKYDGDKLVEFRPANFVGGTGRINGRRVAVGGDDFTVRGGAADASIGNKHSYAELLAHELHIPIIRLVDGTGGGGSVKTFETTRRTYVPANPDFDVLVQLMGEVPVVAGCMGSVAGIGAARVAATHFAVMVKGTSQLFVAGPPVVKWGVGEDLTKEELGGSEIHAHTSGAVDNEAESEEEAFEQIRRFLSYLPQSVWQMPPRVTPSDDPHRREEELISLIPRNRRHGYDARRILELVMDRDSFFEMTPFFGPSLITGFARLDGYGVAVMANDPYAIGGSLDGPASDKMAKFLDLCDTFHLPIVNFVDQPGFLIGREAESSGTIRRGVRALYAMFQTITPKVAIMVRRAFGVAGAGHGITTGLNLRYAWPSADWGSLPIEGGIEAAYKRDLAAASDPEKLRRELEEKFNAIRSPIRTADSFGIEEIIDPRDTRPLLVDWVHQAYEIVPTQLGPRTRTMRP encoded by the coding sequence CGTCTCGATCGGCTGCTCGACAAAGGTTCGTTCCACGAATACGGCGCGATTGCCGGAATGACGAAATACGACGGCGACAAGCTGGTCGAGTTCCGGCCCGCGAACTTCGTGGGTGGGACTGGCCGCATTAACGGCCGACGGGTCGCGGTGGGTGGCGACGACTTCACGGTACGCGGCGGCGCCGCCGATGCCTCGATTGGCAACAAGCACAGCTATGCGGAGCTGCTCGCGCACGAACTGCACATCCCGATCATCCGGCTGGTCGACGGGACCGGGGGCGGCGGCAGCGTGAAGACCTTTGAAACCACGCGACGTACCTACGTGCCTGCAAATCCGGATTTCGACGTTCTCGTGCAGCTGATGGGCGAGGTGCCGGTGGTCGCGGGTTGCATGGGCTCGGTCGCGGGAATCGGCGCGGCGCGGGTTGCAGCGACGCATTTTGCGGTAATGGTCAAAGGTACCAGTCAGCTCTTCGTGGCGGGACCACCCGTCGTCAAATGGGGCGTGGGCGAGGACCTGACCAAGGAGGAACTCGGCGGTTCGGAGATCCATGCGCATACGAGCGGCGCAGTCGACAACGAAGCCGAGAGCGAAGAGGAGGCCTTCGAGCAGATCCGACGCTTCCTCTCTTATCTGCCGCAAAGCGTGTGGCAAATGCCGCCGCGCGTCACACCGAGTGACGACCCCCATCGCCGGGAGGAGGAACTGATTTCGCTGATTCCGCGCAACCGCCGCCACGGCTACGATGCACGGCGAATCCTTGAGCTGGTCATGGATCGCGATTCCTTTTTCGAAATGACGCCGTTTTTCGGCCCATCGTTGATAACCGGGTTCGCGCGGCTCGATGGTTACGGTGTGGCGGTGATGGCGAACGATCCCTACGCGATCGGTGGTTCGCTGGATGGACCCGCATCGGACAAGATGGCGAAGTTCCTCGACCTCTGCGACACGTTCCATCTGCCGATCGTCAATTTCGTCGATCAACCGGGCTTTCTGATCGGCCGCGAAGCGGAAAGTTCCGGAACCATCCGTCGCGGCGTGCGCGCGCTTTACGCGATGTTCCAGACCATCACGCCCAAAGTCGCGATCATGGTGCGCCGCGCCTTTGGGGTGGCGGGTGCCGGTCACGGCATTACGACTGGGCTAAACCTGCGATACGCATGGCCATCCGCGGACTGGGGCTCGCTGCCGATTGAGGGTGGAATCGAGGCGGCCTACAAACGCGATCTGGCAGCTGCGAGCGATCCCGAAAAACTCCGGCGCGAACTGGAAGAAAAATTCAATGCGATTCGTTCACCGATTCGGACTGCGGACTCATTTGGAATCGAAGAGATTATCGATCCACGCGATACCCGCCCGTTGCTCGTGGACTGGGTCCATCAGGCCTACGAGATAGTCCCCACCCAGCTGGGTCCAAGGACGCGGACAATGCGCCCCTAG
- a CDS encoding nitroreductase family protein, with product MALPEKLIACPPMYENPEFDLYEAIYTTRSMRRLKPDPVPPALIVKVIEAATMGPSGGNRQPWKFVVVRDADTKTFVGERYLRAWKMYFTGKARALAENDPQSPQGRILRSANYLAEHIAEVPVMIFCCVKRYIDAGRVGQPMVNAIFPAIQNLCLAARGYGLGTSITGLHTRFGEEVNARLGVPSEYVNVALIPLGYPKGRWDRPARKAALEVTFWEKWGKASSSIPPE from the coding sequence GTGGCTCTGCCTGAAAAACTGATAGCTTGCCCACCCATGTACGAGAATCCCGAATTCGACCTCTATGAAGCAATTTACACCACGCGCTCCATGCGCCGGCTCAAGCCCGATCCGGTCCCACCCGCCCTCATCGTTAAAGTCATCGAGGCCGCGACCATGGGTCCAAGCGGCGGCAATCGCCAGCCCTGGAAATTCGTGGTCGTGCGGGATGCTGATACCAAGACGTTCGTGGGCGAACGCTACCTGCGGGCGTGGAAGATGTATTTCACCGGCAAAGCGCGGGCGCTCGCCGAGAATGATCCGCAAAGTCCGCAGGGCCGCATCCTGCGTTCGGCCAACTATCTTGCCGAGCATATCGCCGAAGTCCCGGTCATGATCTTCTGCTGCGTAAAGCGCTACATCGACGCGGGCCGGGTCGGACAGCCCATGGTCAACGCGATCTTTCCCGCGATCCAGAATCTCTGCCTGGCGGCGCGCGGCTATGGCCTGGGCACGTCGATTACCGGACTGCACACGCGATTCGGCGAGGAGGTGAATGCGAGGCTCGGCGTCCCAAGCGAATACGTGAACGTCGCCCTGATTCCGCTGGGCTATCCCAAGGGAAGGTGGGACCGTCCCGCCCGCAAAGCGGCTCTGGAAGTGACTTTCTGGGAGAAATGGGGCAAAGCCAGCAGCTCGATTCCGCCCGAATAA
- a CDS encoding MFS transporter, whose protein sequence is MGPNIKVGYGVMALAMNGRMSGFVAARTLNIYPRGAYRWRLLLLTVLASILGAYEFQLAPLLSLLLPDIHMSTIAYGWFITFAVMTSAISAFYGGPLADRYGRVLIIDLCLGAVTVLVFLNLFMYNAVSFVIIRTLMSVVGGLMAGAGAALIRDMSPRLSRALAFGLLTIGPVGANFLSNFIAGHTLPIFHTWQSQIWITGFLGIAMYLPILLGLKDLSPDLRVQIFRSEVAAMQAEGRAPAASELPSSTRDAFGRLLKHFEVWLLVVGVVANLTLYFTIQPFGPLMFTQAFHYTPAAAASMNAHFWLANLAALVVTGFISDRLQTRKPIAIFGGLLSCALLVWWIPTFGHTLPRFTMAIVATTLGCFLAIGYVPWAAQFSETLEDVSPALQATGWAFFGMMARGWAAIAAPLTLYVAAHYGWASWIKVSLGGMVLYLIAMVLTRPHGAAQHAVARPSTKAAQA, encoded by the coding sequence GTGGGTCCGAATATAAAAGTCGGCTATGGGGTGATGGCTTTGGCGATGAACGGCCGGATGAGTGGATTTGTCGCTGCTCGTACGCTCAATATTTACCCGCGCGGCGCATATCGCTGGCGCCTCCTGCTCCTGACCGTGCTCGCCTCGATCCTGGGAGCGTACGAATTCCAGCTGGCACCCCTGCTCTCCCTGCTGCTTCCGGACATTCACATGAGCACCATCGCCTACGGGTGGTTCATAACCTTCGCGGTAATGACCTCCGCTATCTCGGCGTTTTATGGCGGACCGCTCGCCGATCGCTATGGACGAGTGCTGATCATCGATCTCTGCCTCGGTGCGGTGACCGTCCTCGTGTTCCTAAACCTTTTCATGTACAACGCCGTCTCCTTCGTAATCATTCGCACCCTGATGAGCGTCGTCGGGGGCCTGATGGCCGGCGCCGGCGCGGCTCTAATCCGTGACATGTCGCCGCGACTCAGCCGCGCGCTGGCGTTCGGCCTGCTGACTATTGGCCCGGTCGGGGCAAACTTTCTCTCCAATTTCATCGCGGGCCATACGCTGCCAATCTTCCACACCTGGCAATCGCAGATCTGGATCACCGGCTTTCTCGGAATTGCGATGTATCTTCCGATCCTGCTCGGCCTAAAGGACCTGAGTCCTGACTTACGGGTCCAGATTTTCCGCAGCGAGGTGGCCGCGATGCAGGCCGAGGGTCGCGCCCCGGCGGCGTCCGAGCTGCCCTCAAGCACGCGCGACGCGTTCGGGCGGTTGCTCAAGCATTTTGAAGTCTGGTTGCTGGTGGTAGGGGTGGTCGCCAATCTGACACTCTATTTCACGATTCAACCCTTCGGACCGCTGATGTTCACCCAGGCTTTTCACTACACCCCCGCTGCGGCCGCGAGCATGAATGCCCACTTCTGGCTGGCAAACCTGGCGGCGCTGGTGGTGACCGGGTTCATTTCGGATCGTCTTCAGACCCGAAAACCCATCGCCATCTTCGGGGGACTCCTGTCTTGTGCCCTCCTGGTGTGGTGGATTCCCACCTTCGGCCATACCCTGCCCCGCTTCACGATGGCCATTGTCGCAACCACGCTTGGATGCTTCCTTGCCATAGGCTACGTGCCGTGGGCAGCCCAGTTCTCTGAAACGCTCGAAGACGTGTCGCCCGCGCTTCAGGCAACCGGATGGGCGTTCTTCGGTATGATGGCTCGCGGATGGGCCGCTATCGCCGCACCGCTCACCCTATATGTGGCCGCCCACTATGGCTGGGCATCGTGGATCAAGGTGTCGCTTGGCGGAATGGTACTGTACCTGATCGCGATGGTGCTGACGCGACCGCATGGCGCCGCTCAACACGCGGTCGCCCGTCCCTCCACCAAAGCCGCGCAGGCCTGA
- a CDS encoding acetyl-CoA carboxylase biotin carboxyl carrier protein subunit, with product MDLKSPAVGKVLRVNVETGAQVARGEEIMVIESMKVEIPIKATVAGRIREVRVKAGDQVQRNVVLVVIEN from the coding sequence ATGGATTTGAAAAGCCCTGCGGTTGGCAAAGTACTGCGAGTGAACGTGGAGACGGGCGCGCAGGTCGCGCGCGGCGAGGAAATCATGGTCATCGAGTCGATGAAGGTGGAAATTCCCATCAAGGCGACTGTTGCGGGGCGGATCCGGGAAGTGCGGGTCAAGGCCGGCGATCAGGTTCAGCGCAACGTCGTGCTGGTGGTGATCGAAAACTGA